A single region of the Leptospira fainei serovar Hurstbridge str. BUT 6 genome encodes:
- a CDS encoding AraC family transcriptional regulator, whose protein sequence is MKTVSVAQLCFLILNFLARLKGSLQGILGSLFCASLIAYFICPLLDHRELNPILFYSIHIGCFSVTTFFYLFVSSLFSDTFRLKLWHGALFIFINSFCFYIFVASDIRNDSSQVSQILFSLPQLFYLGIVLFTLAQVLKDKNIDLMESRREFRVIFVWIAGIYCIFVILMEVITKNQSYSAVFDFVNSFFIAILVFFFSYKLFDFRENIFLIPKNQPFEEEIDESLLEKLILLMDRERIFLQENLTILNLSRKLSAPEKKVRRLINKGLGYRNFNEFLNHYRIQEAAKILIDPAKQDAQVLRIAMDLGYGSLAPFNRAFKERMGITPSDFRKRKAAKKV, encoded by the coding sequence TTGAAGACAGTCTCTGTTGCACAGTTGTGCTTTCTGATCCTGAATTTTCTGGCTAGACTTAAGGGATCGCTTCAGGGAATTTTAGGAAGTCTATTCTGCGCTAGTTTAATCGCTTATTTTATCTGTCCTCTATTGGATCATAGAGAATTAAATCCGATTCTATTTTATTCGATTCACATCGGTTGTTTTTCGGTAACTACTTTTTTCTATCTGTTCGTTTCGAGTTTGTTTTCGGATACCTTTCGTTTGAAACTTTGGCACGGGGCGCTCTTTATTTTTATTAATTCGTTTTGCTTTTATATTTTCGTAGCGTCCGATATCAGGAACGATTCTTCTCAGGTTTCACAAATCCTTTTTAGTCTACCTCAACTTTTCTATCTTGGGATCGTCCTATTCACGCTCGCGCAGGTCTTGAAAGATAAAAATATAGATTTAATGGAATCCAGGCGGGAATTCAGAGTAATCTTCGTTTGGATCGCCGGCATATATTGTATCTTTGTCATACTCATGGAGGTTATCACCAAAAACCAAAGTTATTCCGCGGTTTTTGATTTTGTGAATTCATTTTTTATTGCGATACTCGTTTTCTTTTTTTCTTATAAACTATTCGATTTTAGAGAGAATATCTTTCTCATACCGAAAAACCAGCCGTTTGAAGAGGAGATTGATGAAAGCCTTCTGGAGAAATTGATTCTTTTAATGGATCGGGAACGAATTTTTCTGCAGGAAAATCTGACTATTTTGAATCTTTCACGGAAGCTGAGCGCTCCTGAAAAGAAGGTTAGAAGATTAATCAATAAAGGATTAGGTTACAGAAATTTCAACGAATTCTTAAACCATTATAGAATTCAGGAAGCCGCAAAAATTCTAATCGATCCTGCAAAACAGGACGCACAAGTGCTAAGAATCGCTATGGACTTGGGTTACGGATCCCTTGCACCTTTCAATCGAGCGTTTAAGGAAAGGATGGGAATTACTCCGTCCGATTTTAGAAAACGAAAAGCAGCGAAAAAAGTCTGA
- a CDS encoding LexA family protein — MINIVYSEGNCWIPVLKTVLYAGYPADGPNDPESQLDLLSFSESDVGRKIFATVKGDAWVDFGIRDRDRLLIDRYKEAKDGSIVIVYSKGEYLLKVVSKIADQIFINGPEENSSRISLELSGVRVLGVVTGVIHWV; from the coding sequence ATGATAAATATAGTCTATTCGGAAGGAAATTGTTGGATACCTGTGCTAAAAACGGTTCTTTATGCGGGATATCCTGCGGACGGTCCGAACGATCCGGAAAGTCAACTCGATTTGTTGAGTTTTTCGGAATCAGATGTCGGAAGAAAAATCTTCGCGACAGTGAAAGGGGACGCTTGGGTAGACTTTGGAATTCGAGACAGGGATCGACTCTTGATCGATCGTTATAAAGAAGCAAAGGATGGCTCCATTGTCATTGTATATAGTAAAGGAGAATATCTTCTTAAGGTAGTCTCAAAAATTGCAGATCAAATTTTTATAAACGGACCGGAGGAAAACTCCTCTCGCATTTCTTTAGAGCTCAGCGGGGTCAGGGTTTTGGGCGTCGTGACGGGAGTCATTCATTGGGTATGA
- a CDS encoding helix-turn-helix domain-containing protein encodes MRNRIKIDQSLISTVRLTELYRDSNIPFLQVSRLQSLPSNFIEYFSGHRHDYFALFFFLKGMGNHRIDFVDYEIADNSLFFIRPGQVHSWRFDSPVIGYALKFSPEFYARNSATRSAIFGFPFFKSVTSRSAMQIREPGVLARDWDRLLLERENGSEEGILFTLTQLILLEVKREYESGCEASDIIDELISDFEEILEQNFIRERSTSFYARRLTVSASALNSACKKRLGRNAKSIINDRIILEIKRLLVHSSNSISEISREVNFSDNAYLSRFFRSQAGISPERYRAENRKVQ; translated from the coding sequence ATGAGAAATCGAATAAAGATCGATCAGAGTTTAATATCAACGGTTCGATTGACCGAACTATATCGGGACTCGAATATTCCTTTCTTGCAAGTCAGTCGCTTACAAAGTTTACCTTCTAATTTTATCGAATACTTTAGCGGACATAGACACGATTACTTTGCGCTGTTCTTTTTTTTAAAAGGGATGGGCAATCATCGAATCGATTTCGTGGATTATGAGATCGCGGATAATTCGCTTTTTTTCATACGGCCGGGGCAGGTGCATTCCTGGAGATTCGATTCTCCAGTTATCGGATACGCTTTAAAATTCTCTCCGGAGTTCTATGCCAGAAATTCGGCGACGCGTTCCGCTATTTTCGGTTTCCCTTTTTTCAAATCTGTGACTTCTCGTTCCGCGATGCAAATTCGGGAACCCGGAGTGTTGGCTCGGGACTGGGATCGCTTACTCCTGGAAAGAGAGAATGGATCGGAAGAAGGAATTCTATTTACCTTAACTCAGCTTATTTTGTTAGAGGTCAAACGGGAATACGAATCCGGATGCGAAGCTTCCGATATCATCGACGAACTTATCTCCGACTTCGAGGAAATTCTGGAACAGAATTTTATTCGCGAAAGATCGACATCATTTTACGCGAGACGACTTACCGTATCCGCTTCTGCTTTAAATTCCGCCTGCAAGAAGCGACTCGGCCGAAATGCGAAGTCGATAATCAATGATAGAATCATATTGGAGATCAAACGCTTGTTGGTTCACTCCTCTAATAGTATCTCGGAGATTTCAAGAGAAGTTAATTTTTCCGATAATGCATACTTAAGTCGTTTCTTCCGCTCGCAAGCGGGAATCTCTCCGGAACGATATAGGGCAGAAAACCGAAAAGTGCAATAA
- a CDS encoding histidine kinase N-terminal 7TM domain-containing protein, producing the protein MALLTFILLTLSAFYFYKWSERNYLSLAFSLMTFSMGLWSALLVLSEIPFPLSARILIVNLIPIPPLFIPILLTYVIFNYTKPYALVFPPTLLMLVHVIAILFFSWLALEGSVSPFRMAGTERVFDPGSFYYPSCAYIYASILICAGILLRNIFIGDYFVRLHSIYLFTGVVLGGGVSSIFVVVLPLFGISLTSMAVLGVIVFLWFAWIPVTKYRLFNIELTDFKQDFRNPRLSSAIISINRFLLNKMDPKAFKEICDQFEIKRQEEIFALQSEMLIESVYMKKGGIADHVKEYSKKVINIFFR; encoded by the coding sequence TTGGCGCTCTTAACTTTTATTCTTTTAACTCTCTCCGCCTTCTACTTTTATAAATGGTCGGAAAGAAATTACCTAAGTTTGGCGTTTTCACTCATGACATTTTCGATGGGGCTATGGTCTGCTCTATTGGTTCTAAGCGAAATCCCGTTTCCTCTATCTGCGCGAATCCTGATCGTGAATTTAATCCCGATACCTCCGCTGTTTATTCCGATTTTATTGACCTACGTAATTTTCAATTATACTAAACCTTATGCGTTGGTGTTCCCTCCAACGCTATTGATGCTGGTTCATGTGATAGCGATCCTATTTTTTTCTTGGTTGGCGTTAGAAGGATCGGTTAGCCCATTTCGGATGGCCGGAACGGAAAGAGTTTTCGATCCGGGATCGTTTTATTATCCGTCGTGCGCTTACATTTATGCGTCCATACTTATCTGCGCGGGAATCCTGCTACGGAATATTTTCATAGGCGATTATTTTGTAAGACTTCATTCCATTTATTTATTTACCGGAGTGGTTTTAGGAGGAGGGGTCTCCTCCATCTTCGTAGTCGTTTTGCCTCTGTTCGGTATATCCTTAACTTCGATGGCCGTTTTAGGCGTTATTGTTTTTCTATGGTTCGCTTGGATTCCGGTCACTAAATATCGATTATTTAATATTGAATTAACTGATTTTAAACAAGATTTTCGAAATCCACGCCTATCGTCCGCGATTATTTCCATAAATCGATTCCTGTTGAACAAAATGGACCCGAAAGCTTTCAAAGAAATTTGCGATCAATTTGAAATAAAGAGGCAAGAGGAAATATTCGCCTTACAATCAGAAATGCTGATTGAATCCGTTTATATGAAGAAGGGCGGCATCGCCGATCATGTTAAAGAGTATTCGAAAAAAGTGATCAATATCTTTTTCCGTTGA
- a CDS encoding sterol desaturase family protein: MNEPIQFFQRVSEVLPYVPRIFLIDFLRYFVFAGIAFFVFYVWKHPFRSRKIQTRQAQPAQFKKEFLYSVSSVLVYTMVTFVVLVLRKYGYFKFYNNIEEHGWGYLLFSVILILTIQDFYFYWTHRLMHTRLFFKVFHKVHHESVTPSPWTAYSFSPWEALVHAMIMPIVVSLFPVHTLALLLFMTFQIIRNVLGHSGYEIFPSWIISNRILKYVNTNTNHDMHHQYFKFNFGLYTTIWDSIFGTVHPEYEKTFLRVTDDGGNHAESAAFDLVTIDKRSS, from the coding sequence ATGAACGAACCAATTCAATTTTTTCAAAGAGTTTCGGAAGTACTTCCGTACGTACCAAGAATATTCCTGATAGATTTTCTGAGATATTTCGTATTTGCTGGTATTGCTTTCTTCGTTTTCTATGTCTGGAAACATCCTTTTCGGAGTAGAAAAATTCAAACTAGACAAGCGCAACCGGCCCAGTTTAAAAAAGAGTTTTTGTATTCCGTATCTTCAGTTCTCGTCTACACTATGGTCACCTTCGTTGTCTTGGTCTTGAGAAAATATGGATATTTTAAATTTTATAATAATATAGAAGAACATGGATGGGGCTATCTTCTATTCAGCGTAATTCTAATTTTGACGATTCAAGATTTTTACTTTTATTGGACCCATCGATTGATGCATACTCGTTTGTTTTTTAAGGTCTTTCATAAGGTTCATCATGAATCGGTTACGCCTTCCCCTTGGACTGCATACTCATTCAGCCCGTGGGAGGCGCTCGTACACGCAATGATCATGCCGATTGTAGTTTCCTTATTCCCGGTTCATACACTTGCTCTTTTGCTCTTTATGACATTCCAAATCATCAGGAATGTATTGGGCCATAGCGGTTATGAGATATTTCCTAGTTGGATAATATCCAACAGGATTTTGAAATACGTGAATACTAATACCAATCACGATATGCACCATCAATATTTTAAATTCAATTTCGGACTATATACTACTATTTGGGATTCCATCTTCGGAACGGTACATCCGGAATATGAGAAAACTTTCTTACGCGTAACCGACGATGGCGGAAACCATGCGGAGTCGGCTGCATTCGATTTGGTAACTATTGACAAGAGATCCTCTTGA
- a CDS encoding sensor histidine kinase: protein MLFQKIAIIYEDKDYLTKRKAVHILLFNLFTLVLSIFASILYISKGVRPGYLIIILSSIASMVLIFRKKFDSAVYVNLIAGLFSVTAGWFFGAKDGNFIFSISTLIIVFLYLSNIRNTILVSIYCFGLLVFRGWSPGNTDKVGLISFSDTLVMYSIFALISIMTVRVIKVYSDEKDILIKEIHHRVRNNLQILSGLIEVQKAELDLEVMHHFTEIQNRIFAISKVHNYVYKSGSYLKVDCKVVFQEIIANLISVFSFSGLPPRVEEKIQNVNLSVEDAIPLALILNEILLNFLQPHKDSIHSATVVVELGQMDRSYRLRIYDSSVRDPETWEVHNRIGHTLIQLFVRQLKGSLKTDISEEGTSVQLDFFRNVS from the coding sequence ATGCTTTTTCAAAAAATAGCGATTATTTACGAGGATAAGGATTATCTTACAAAACGAAAAGCGGTACATATACTTCTCTTCAATCTTTTTACTTTGGTTCTAAGTATCTTTGCCAGTATTCTCTATATCAGTAAGGGAGTTCGACCCGGATATCTGATCATCATTCTATCGTCGATTGCTTCGATGGTTTTGATTTTCAGAAAAAAATTCGATTCCGCAGTATATGTGAATTTGATTGCCGGTCTTTTTTCGGTCACCGCAGGATGGTTTTTCGGGGCTAAGGACGGGAATTTTATTTTTTCCATATCCACCTTGATCATCGTGTTCTTGTATCTTTCAAATATTAGAAATACTATATTAGTTTCTATTTATTGCTTTGGCCTTTTGGTGTTTAGAGGATGGTCGCCTGGGAATACCGATAAAGTCGGTCTTATTTCCTTTTCCGACACTTTAGTAATGTATTCCATATTTGCTTTGATATCGATCATGACTGTTCGGGTGATTAAGGTATATTCGGACGAAAAAGACATCCTAATCAAGGAAATTCACCATAGAGTCAGGAACAATTTGCAAATACTTTCGGGTTTAATAGAAGTTCAGAAAGCCGAGTTGGATTTGGAGGTGATGCATCATTTTACGGAAATTCAAAATAGAATTTTTGCCATCTCGAAAGTGCATAACTACGTATATAAATCGGGAAGTTATCTTAAGGTGGACTGTAAAGTCGTCTTTCAAGAGATCATCGCCAATCTAATATCGGTTTTTTCTTTTAGCGGACTTCCTCCTCGCGTCGAAGAAAAAATCCAAAACGTTAATTTATCCGTGGAAGACGCGATTCCTCTTGCGCTAATTCTGAACGAGATACTATTAAACTTCCTGCAACCTCACAAAGATTCGATTCATTCTGCGACAGTTGTTGTCGAATTAGGACAGATGGACCGCTCGTATCGTTTACGTATTTACGATTCGAGCGTAAGAGATCCGGAAACTTGGGAGGTTCATAATAGAATCGGACATACCCTGATCCAATTATTTGTCCGCCAGTTAAAGGGAAGTTTAAAGACGGATATCAGTGAGGAAGGCACTTCCGTTCAACTTGATTTTTTTAGAAATGTATCATAA
- a CDS encoding molybdopterin-dependent oxidoreductase — protein sequence MAENESYQTTCSYCGVGCGIIVQKSGSNEISVKGDPEHPANKGMLCSKGLNLHYTAMDRSDRLLYPMVRRDRNSNLERITWESALSSIAARFRKIIAEHGPDSVGFYVSGQLLTEEYYIINKLTKGFLGTNNIDTNSRLCMSSAVVGYKMALGEDSVPISYDDIELADCFLIAGANPAWCHPILFRRIEARKKSDPSVKTIVVDPRKTESSEDADLHLQIRPGSDISLFHAIARVLIENEWIDHQFILKHTEGFEELKSKVFESTLDDAAEDCGIPPEQIIEAARLIARSRGFLSLWAMGLNQSVIGVNKNLALLNLSLITGKIGKPGSGPFSLTGQPNAMGGREVGGLCNLLPAHRNLNDPEHRREVADFWGVSDIQSKPGFSATEMFENLRNGKMKAIWIVCTNPTVSMPDARAVEAGLRAAELVIVQDISKDSGAIPFADFVLPAAGWVEKQGTMTNSDRRITYLPKIMDPPGEAVADTWIIRDFAREMGYTSSFSYESEEDVFLEHSQLTKGTRIDISGLDYSILKSNRSVQWPYPHKDHGGTPRLFTDHIFYRPGGKAKLSDVGIEDSSEKTTPEYPLILTTGRIRDQWHTMTKTGKVRKLKEHRKEPNLEIHPEDARLRNISDGQVVEIKNIRGSVRVKASVTESIKQGVVFLPMHWGRMKGNDESRANNLTSSNYDPFSKQPGFKISAVEVKPYKKVKEKILIIGGGNGSLSFLKHYRALVPDDEITVICKEEHPFYNRILLPDLISGEKNFTQLMGVEPEEIESWNINLFPSTSVLEISREGKKVKDSEGNLHSYNKLIIATGSSPSIPKFVNPDMEGVFSLRAKEDAERIKGFFVRDSHALIVGGGLLGLELAAALRVVGVNVTILVRTDRLMSKQLDKVACDILKEEIEAKGIRIIFNAEISKIVGVPRVDKVKLSDGSILQPDGIVFAVGTSPNLKVINGTDLKIGSGLKVNEYLQTSDPDIYAIGEVAEHESGMYGTVAATDEQAKIAANHIYGYKVNSYTGSLHTNILKIPGLDLISLRLPEVVMENDASEYEEIIFLDRKRKKYKKCIIKGDKLVGAILIGDKNQFSEFKAMIASGMELGEKRESLLGDSRPLKPMEGTLVCSCNGVGSGNIEAEIQKGILTVEGIGVNTGAGTGCGSCRPEISRIIKGKSPVIPPAIEQRL from the coding sequence GTGGCCGAAAATGAATCCTATCAAACAACATGTTCTTATTGCGGAGTAGGCTGCGGAATAATCGTTCAAAAGAGCGGTTCGAATGAAATAAGCGTAAAGGGTGATCCGGAGCATCCTGCAAATAAGGGAATGCTTTGTTCAAAAGGATTGAACTTGCATTATACTGCAATGGATCGTTCGGATCGTTTACTCTATCCGATGGTTAGAAGGGATAGAAATTCGAATCTAGAGCGGATTACTTGGGAATCCGCACTTTCGAGCATTGCCGCTAGATTCCGTAAAATAATCGCCGAACACGGACCGGATTCCGTCGGATTCTACGTATCCGGACAGCTATTAACCGAAGAGTATTATATTATAAATAAGTTAACTAAAGGATTCTTGGGAACGAATAATATCGACACGAATTCGAGGCTGTGTATGAGTTCGGCGGTCGTCGGCTATAAGATGGCCTTGGGAGAAGATAGCGTCCCGATAAGCTACGACGATATCGAATTAGCCGACTGCTTTCTGATAGCGGGAGCAAATCCGGCCTGGTGTCATCCTATTCTTTTTCGTAGAATAGAAGCTAGAAAAAAGTCGGATCCTTCCGTAAAGACGATCGTAGTCGACCCTAGAAAAACGGAATCATCCGAAGACGCCGATTTGCATCTTCAAATTCGTCCCGGTTCGGATATATCTTTGTTCCATGCGATCGCCAGAGTGCTAATCGAGAACGAATGGATCGATCATCAGTTTATTCTTAAACATACGGAGGGTTTCGAAGAACTAAAGTCGAAAGTCTTCGAATCTACTTTGGACGATGCCGCGGAAGACTGCGGCATTCCACCCGAGCAAATTATAGAAGCCGCACGATTGATTGCCCGATCTAGAGGATTCCTTTCTCTCTGGGCGATGGGATTGAATCAGAGCGTAATCGGAGTAAATAAGAATCTAGCTTTATTGAATCTTTCACTGATAACCGGCAAAATCGGTAAACCCGGATCGGGACCATTTTCATTAACCGGGCAACCGAACGCTATGGGTGGGAGAGAGGTCGGCGGCCTCTGCAATCTATTGCCTGCCCATAGAAATTTGAACGATCCCGAACATAGGCGGGAAGTGGCGGATTTTTGGGGAGTATCTGATATTCAGAGTAAGCCGGGATTTAGCGCGACTGAAATGTTCGAAAATCTTCGAAACGGAAAAATGAAGGCGATTTGGATCGTTTGCACCAATCCGACCGTTAGCATGCCGGACGCGAGAGCGGTAGAAGCTGGATTACGAGCAGCCGAACTCGTAATTGTTCAAGATATTTCTAAAGACTCCGGCGCAATTCCCTTTGCCGATTTTGTTTTACCCGCCGCAGGTTGGGTCGAGAAGCAGGGCACGATGACTAATTCGGATCGCCGGATCACCTATCTGCCCAAAATTATGGACCCGCCGGGCGAGGCAGTCGCGGATACCTGGATTATTCGGGATTTTGCGCGCGAAATGGGTTATACATCATCTTTTTCTTATGAATCGGAAGAGGATGTTTTTTTGGAACATTCTCAACTTACGAAAGGAACAAGAATCGATATATCGGGTTTGGATTATTCCATACTAAAGTCAAATCGTTCCGTTCAGTGGCCCTATCCGCATAAGGATCATGGGGGCACTCCTCGCCTTTTTACGGATCATATTTTTTACAGGCCGGGCGGTAAGGCTAAATTATCGGATGTAGGAATCGAAGATTCGTCCGAAAAGACAACACCGGAATATCCGTTAATACTTACGACCGGACGAATTAGAGATCAATGGCATACGATGACTAAAACCGGTAAAGTACGGAAGTTAAAAGAACATCGAAAGGAGCCAAATTTAGAGATTCATCCAGAGGACGCGCGGCTTAGAAATATCTCCGACGGGCAGGTCGTGGAGATAAAAAATATTCGAGGCAGCGTTCGGGTAAAAGCCTCCGTCACCGAATCGATCAAGCAGGGTGTCGTTTTTTTACCGATGCACTGGGGTAGAATGAAGGGCAACGATGAGTCGAGAGCCAATAATCTTACCAGTTCTAATTACGATCCTTTTTCCAAACAACCCGGATTTAAGATATCCGCAGTAGAAGTAAAACCGTATAAAAAAGTAAAAGAGAAAATTCTAATTATCGGAGGGGGGAACGGAAGTTTATCCTTTCTAAAACACTATCGTGCTTTGGTCCCCGACGACGAAATTACCGTAATCTGCAAAGAGGAGCATCCCTTCTATAATAGAATTCTATTACCGGACTTAATCAGCGGGGAAAAAAATTTCACCCAGTTGATGGGTGTGGAGCCCGAAGAAATCGAATCTTGGAATATAAATTTATTCCCTTCAACCTCGGTACTCGAAATTTCCAGGGAGGGGAAGAAAGTAAAAGATTCGGAAGGAAATCTTCATTCGTATAATAAACTCATCATTGCGACGGGGAGCTCCCCATCGATACCGAAATTCGTAAACCCGGATATGGAGGGTGTCTTTAGTCTTAGGGCGAAGGAAGATGCCGAACGAATAAAAGGTTTTTTCGTGAGAGATTCTCATGCTTTGATCGTCGGGGGAGGTTTACTGGGATTAGAGTTGGCGGCGGCTCTTCGCGTTGTAGGGGTAAATGTAACCATCTTAGTTAGAACGGACCGATTGATGTCGAAGCAATTGGATAAGGTTGCTTGTGATATTCTGAAAGAAGAGATAGAAGCGAAAGGAATCCGAATTATTTTCAACGCGGAAATTTCTAAAATCGTCGGCGTTCCTAGGGTGGACAAGGTAAAACTAAGCGACGGATCGATTTTGCAGCCGGACGGAATCGTCTTTGCAGTAGGAACTTCTCCCAACTTAAAGGTAATTAATGGAACCGACCTTAAAATAGGATCCGGATTGAAGGTGAACGAATATCTGCAAACCAGCGATCCCGATATTTATGCGATCGGTGAAGTCGCGGAACACGAATCGGGAATGTATGGAACCGTTGCGGCGACCGACGAACAAGCCAAGATTGCCGCGAATCATATCTACGGATATAAGGTAAATTCTTACACCGGATCTTTGCATACGAATATCCTGAAAATCCCGGGTCTGGACTTGATCTCTCTAAGGTTACCGGAAGTGGTCATGGAAAACGATGCTTCCGAATACGAAGAAATCATTTTTCTCGATCGCAAACGGAAAAAATATAAGAAATGTATCATCAAAGGAGATAAGTTGGTCGGTGCGATTCTGATCGGCGATAAGAATCAATTTTCGGAATTCAAAGCGATGATCGCTTCCGGAATGGAGCTGGGGGAAAAACGGGAATCGCTTTTGGGAGATTCTCGGCCTTTGAAACCGATGGAAGGCACGCTTGTCTGTTCTTGTAACGGTGTGGGTAGCGGAAATATCGAAGCCGAGATTCAAAAAGGAATTCTAACGGTGGAAGGTATTGGTGTCAACACGGGAGCCGGGACGGGTTGCGGAAGTTGCCGGCCGGAAATTTCAAGAATCATTAAAGGGAAATCGCCGGTTATTCCTCCAGCGATCGAACAGCGTCTTTAA
- a CDS encoding DoxX family protein, whose protein sequence is MFEILLATEANLAITFLRIALGVVMLPHGLQKLFGWMGGYGYSSTIKFFASEGIPSLIGFLIIIAESFGALSLILGFFTRFSALGIGIVMIGAAIFQSKNGFFMNWFGNQSGEGFEYHVLAVAIAIALMIFGGGSVSIDRFLQDRFK, encoded by the coding sequence ATGTTCGAGATACTTTTAGCTACCGAAGCGAATCTTGCGATAACGTTTCTTAGGATAGCGTTAGGAGTCGTAATGCTGCCGCACGGTCTTCAAAAACTGTTCGGTTGGATGGGAGGATACGGTTATTCTTCGACCATCAAATTTTTTGCATCCGAAGGAATTCCTTCCCTTATCGGATTCTTGATCATAATTGCGGAATCGTTCGGAGCTCTCTCGTTGATACTCGGTTTCTTTACGAGATTCTCCGCTCTTGGAATCGGAATCGTAATGATCGGAGCCGCTATATTCCAAAGTAAAAACGGTTTTTTCATGAATTGGTTCGGTAATCAATCGGGTGAAGGATTTGAATATCATGTCTTAGCCGTAGCAATCGCAATTGCTTTAATGATTTTCGGCGGCGGATCGGTATCGATTGATCGCTTCCTTCAAGATCGATTTAAGTAA
- a CDS encoding efflux RND transporter periplasmic adaptor subunit: MNVLFRTRARLIGFLAGLTFLLTIAILLTQKTKNKSNPFPEKPSVSADGSKIEFKEGSPGLAMIKVVEIDTNGNFVNIHAPARLTASTTTSVSGGDPLVLFESSEINELYQGYLHSKNTLNKSRKNLERIRDMFRHKVANEKDLIEAETDVENGAAELAELEGKLQDLGLNPSILSKAGPNVAWIIGDVPESQLRNLKKGIDVELKFSSLPNEIWRGKAEALGDNVDPITRTVRIRITITNIDRKLKPGMYAIVKFPESLSSAAIILPAIAVISVEGRNYVFVEKRSGEFVRRGITVGISDEDVVSVLEGVAKGERVVVDGAILLKGLSFGF; the protein is encoded by the coding sequence ATGAACGTGCTTTTTAGAACTAGGGCGCGATTGATCGGATTTTTAGCAGGACTAACGTTTTTGCTAACCATCGCGATATTATTAACGCAAAAAACAAAAAACAAGTCGAATCCATTTCCGGAGAAACCCAGCGTTTCCGCCGACGGTTCGAAAATCGAATTCAAGGAGGGAAGTCCCGGTCTTGCAATGATTAAGGTCGTAGAAATCGATACGAACGGAAATTTCGTAAACATTCATGCTCCCGCAAGACTGACTGCGTCCACTACAACGTCGGTGTCGGGTGGCGACCCTCTTGTGCTATTCGAATCCTCTGAAATTAACGAATTATATCAGGGATACCTTCATTCAAAGAATACCTTGAATAAGTCGCGTAAGAATCTAGAGAGAATCCGCGATATGTTTCGGCATAAAGTCGCTAATGAAAAGGATTTAATAGAAGCAGAAACGGACGTGGAGAATGGCGCTGCCGAGCTCGCCGAGTTAGAAGGAAAGCTCCAGGATTTAGGATTAAATCCTTCGATCTTGAGTAAAGCCGGACCGAACGTGGCCTGGATTATCGGCGATGTTCCTGAATCACAACTACGTAATTTGAAAAAAGGAATCGACGTGGAATTAAAGTTCTCCTCGCTTCCGAATGAAATCTGGCGGGGCAAAGCGGAAGCGTTAGGGGATAACGTGGATCCTATCACTAGAACCGTTAGAATACGAATCACGATTACTAATATAGATCGAAAACTTAAACCCGGGATGTATGCGATCGTAAAATTTCCCGAGAGTTTAAGTTCTGCCGCGATTATCCTGCCAGCGATCGCAGTAATATCGGTGGAAGGAAGGAATTACGTGTTCGTAGAGAAAAGGTCCGGTGAGTTCGTTCGCCGGGGGATCACGGTGGGAATTTCCGACGAGGACGTCGTAAGTGTTCTCGAAGGCGTGGCAAAAGGGGAACGAGTCGTAGTCGACGGCGCGATTCTCTTGAAAGGATTAAGCTTCGGTTTCTGA